The following are encoded in a window of Haemorhous mexicanus isolate bHaeMex1 chromosome 7, bHaeMex1.pri, whole genome shotgun sequence genomic DNA:
- the TRUB1 gene encoding pseudouridylate synthase TRUB1 isoform X2, protein MAGEAGGAALGRAADKLFSLSGLFAVRKPKGPTSAAVLNLLKERLLAEAGVQTKGNKRNQVLKIGHGGTLDSAATGVLVVGIGKGTKMLGTMLAGSKKYTAIGMLGKATDTLDATGKVTEEKPYDQVTKGDLENVLQKFTGDIMQVPPLYSALKKDGERLSTLMKRGEAVEAKPARPVRVYSLSLQQFQPPLFTLDVECGGGFYVRSLVNDIGKELSTCASVQELTRTKQGPFTLEEHALHEDKWTIDEIAQSLEHCTALLLGEPARKKLKTEHPGETAVICEDK, encoded by the exons ATGGCGGGGGAGGCGGGCGGCGCCGCGCTGGGCCGCGCGGCCGACAAGCTCTTCTCGCTCAGCGGGCTCTTCGCCGTCCGCAAGCCCAAGGGACCCACCTCGGCCGCCGTGCTCAACCTGCTCAaggagaggctgctggcag AAGCTGGTGTGCAAACAAAAGGGAACAAAAGAAATCAGGTTTTGAAAATTGGACATGGAGGAACTTTGGACAGTGCAGCCACAGGAGTTCTGG TGGTTGGTAttggaaaaggaacaaaaatgcTGGGGACTATGTTGGCAGGTTCCAAG AAGTACACTGCCATTGGAATGCTGGGCAAGGCTACTGATACATTAGATGCTACAGGAAAAGTGACTGAAGAAAAGCCTTATG ACCAGGTAACAAAAGGAGATCTTGAAAATGTGCTGCAAAAGTTCACAGGGGACATCATGCAAGTTCCCCCACT CTATTCTGCTTTGAAGAAGGATGGAGAAAGGCTTTCAACTCTGATGAAGAGAGGGGAGGCAGTGGAAGCAAAGCCTGCTCGGCCAGTGAGAGTGTACAGCCTTTCTCTCCAGCAGTTCCAGCCACCACTGTTCACGCTGG ATGTTGAATGTGGTGGTGGCTTTTATGTCAGGAGCCTGGTCAATGACATTGGCAAAG agctctccacCTGTGCCTCGGTGCAGGAGCTGACGCGCACCAAGCAGGGGCCGTTCACGCTGGAGGAACACGCCCTGCACGAAGACAAGTGGACAATTGATGAAATTGCTCAGTCCTTGgagcactgcacagccctgctcctgggagagcCAGCTCGGAAAAAATTGAAGACAGAGCATCCTGGTGAAACTGCTGTGATCTGTGAGGATAAGTGA
- the TRUB1 gene encoding pseudouridylate synthase TRUB1 isoform X1, which produces MAGEAGGAALGRAADKLFSLSGLFAVRKPKGPTSAAVLNLLKERLLAEAGVQTKGNKRNQVLKIGHGGTLDSAATGVLVVGIGKGTKMLGTMLAGSKKYTAIGMLGKATDTLDATGKVTEEKPYDQVTKGDLENVLQKFTGDIMQVPPLYSALKKDGERLSTLMKRGEAVEAKPARPVRVYSLSLQQFQPPLFTLGKDVECGGGFYVRSLVNDIGKELSTCASVQELTRTKQGPFTLEEHALHEDKWTIDEIAQSLEHCTALLLGEPARKKLKTEHPGETAVICEDK; this is translated from the exons ATGGCGGGGGAGGCGGGCGGCGCCGCGCTGGGCCGCGCGGCCGACAAGCTCTTCTCGCTCAGCGGGCTCTTCGCCGTCCGCAAGCCCAAGGGACCCACCTCGGCCGCCGTGCTCAACCTGCTCAaggagaggctgctggcag AAGCTGGTGTGCAAACAAAAGGGAACAAAAGAAATCAGGTTTTGAAAATTGGACATGGAGGAACTTTGGACAGTGCAGCCACAGGAGTTCTGG TGGTTGGTAttggaaaaggaacaaaaatgcTGGGGACTATGTTGGCAGGTTCCAAG AAGTACACTGCCATTGGAATGCTGGGCAAGGCTACTGATACATTAGATGCTACAGGAAAAGTGACTGAAGAAAAGCCTTATG ACCAGGTAACAAAAGGAGATCTTGAAAATGTGCTGCAAAAGTTCACAGGGGACATCATGCAAGTTCCCCCACT CTATTCTGCTTTGAAGAAGGATGGAGAAAGGCTTTCAACTCTGATGAAGAGAGGGGAGGCAGTGGAAGCAAAGCCTGCTCGGCCAGTGAGAGTGTACAGCCTTTCTCTCCAGCAGTTCCAGCCACCACTGTTCACGCTGGGTAAAG ATGTTGAATGTGGTGGTGGCTTTTATGTCAGGAGCCTGGTCAATGACATTGGCAAAG agctctccacCTGTGCCTCGGTGCAGGAGCTGACGCGCACCAAGCAGGGGCCGTTCACGCTGGAGGAACACGCCCTGCACGAAGACAAGTGGACAATTGATGAAATTGCTCAGTCCTTGgagcactgcacagccctgctcctgggagagcCAGCTCGGAAAAAATTGAAGACAGAGCATCCTGGTGAAACTGCTGTGATCTGTGAGGATAAGTGA